From Zea mays cultivar B73 chromosome 3, Zm-B73-REFERENCE-NAM-5.0, whole genome shotgun sequence:
TTGAGAcagcacgggcgagcgagcgaCAACCTCACAGTCGCACGACGACGTGGGACGCTACTATCCGTTCACCGGCGGGGGGGCGTGTACGTGGAGGAACAGGGAGCCGGCCGGCCGTCTcggtcggcgtcggcgtcggcaTCGTCAGAAGCTCAGCAGGGGCCGGCCTCGACGGGCACGGGCGCCAGCGCCGGCGCGTCGGCGGCGGGCTTCTCGGGCacgatggcggcggcggcggccccgaCCTTGGGCACGGTGACGGTGAGCCTGCCGGCGTCCAAGGCGGCCCTGACGCCGTCGACGGCGGCGTCCTCGGGCAGGTGGAACCTGGCGAGGAAGGTGGCGCGGCTGCGCTCGATGTGGTGGCAGCCGTCGCTGCGCTCCTGGCGGCACACGCTGCGCTCGCCGGCGATGAC
This genomic window contains:
- the LOC100285576 gene encoding 16.9 kDa class I heat shock protein 2 → MSLVRLLDTLALDSWVRNPFTIFGTAVAADAWLASDTSAFANTHIESRDTAAAYVFSAALPPGVKKEEVTVELDEGNVLVIAGERSVCRQERSDGCHHIERSRATFLARFHLPEDAAVDGVRAALDAGRLTVTVPKVGAAAAAIVPEKPAADAPALAPVPVEAGPC